From Flavobacteriales bacterium, one genomic window encodes:
- the rfbA gene encoding glucose-1-phosphate thymidylyltransferase RfbA: MKGIILAGGSGTRLHPLTLVVSKQLMPVYDKPMVYYPLSTLMVSGIKDVLIISTPKDLPSFQRLLGDGSHLGCSFSYAEQPEPKGLAQAFTIGADFIGRDKASLILGDNIFYGSGLGNTLRANNDPDGGVIYAYHVSDPERYGVVEFDKDRNAISIEEKPKEPKSNYAVPGLYFYDNDVVDIARNIKPSYRGELEITDVNKEYLKRGKLKVAVMNRGTAWLDTGTFASLMQAGQYVQVIEERQGQKIGCIEELAYRMGYIDAEQLQKLAEPLVKSGYGEYLMNILP, encoded by the coding sequence ATGAAAGGAATTATTCTCGCAGGTGGCTCCGGTACCCGATTGCACCCACTGACACTGGTAGTGAGCAAGCAATTGATGCCGGTCTATGACAAACCCATGGTATACTATCCCCTGAGCACTCTCATGGTCTCAGGCATCAAGGATGTATTGATCATCTCCACACCCAAAGACCTTCCTAGTTTCCAGCGTCTACTTGGCGATGGTTCTCACCTAGGCTGCTCTTTCAGTTATGCCGAGCAACCGGAGCCCAAAGGACTGGCTCAGGCATTCACCATCGGGGCGGATTTCATCGGACGGGATAAAGCCTCGCTGATACTGGGAGATAATATCTTCTATGGGTCAGGTCTAGGGAACACCTTACGGGCCAACAATGATCCCGATGGAGGAGTCATCTATGCCTATCACGTTTCAGATCCAGAACGCTATGGGGTCGTGGAGTTCGATAAGGATAGAAATGCCATCTCTATCGAGGAGAAGCCGAAAGAACCGAAATCCAATTATGCCGTTCCGGGCCTGTACTTCTACGACAATGACGTAGTGGATATCGCACGCAATATCAAGCCCAGCTATAGAGGGGAATTAGAGATCACCGATGTCAACAAGGAGTATCTGAAGCGAGGTAAACTCAAGGTGGCAGTCATGAATAGAGGGACAGCTTGGCTGGATACTGGGACTTTTGCCAGTCTCATGCAAGCCGGCCAGTATGTGCAGGTGATCGAAGAACGACAAGGACAGAAGATCGGATGTATTGAAGAACTAGCCTACAGGATGGGCTATATCGATGCGGAGCAATTGCAGAAACTGGCCGAACCATTGGTAAAAAGCGGCTACGGTGAGTATCTGATGAATATCCTTCCTTGA